From a region of the Campylobacter showae genome:
- a CDS encoding tetratricopeptide repeat protein, with protein sequence MRNLLLAFIGFLFVGCAASSGGPSDNPDYDFNKRAIEVLKPKCESGNYSACNDLAISYQNLQDHKTALKYYERACKNNYQAACTNLANMYQTGLGVSKDANKALEIYSASCANGGAYSCYYLGEFYRSNADGKEPDYVNAMSAYDRGCKLGDVPCCTNMAVLYEHGLGVAQDESKARSIYRSACFSGDTSACDNLKRMGRKR encoded by the coding sequence ATGAGAAATTTACTTCTTGCCTTTATCGGGTTTTTATTCGTAGGATGCGCAGCTTCAAGCGGCGGCCCTAGCGACAACCCGGACTATGATTTTAACAAACGCGCCATAGAAGTACTAAAACCCAAATGCGAAAGCGGCAACTACTCCGCGTGCAACGATCTTGCCATCAGCTACCAAAATTTGCAAGATCACAAAACCGCCCTCAAATACTACGAAAGAGCGTGCAAAAACAACTATCAGGCGGCTTGCACAAACCTTGCCAACATGTATCAAACCGGCCTTGGCGTAAGCAAAGACGCAAACAAAGCTCTTGAAATCTACAGCGCCTCTTGTGCAAACGGCGGCGCGTATTCGTGCTACTATCTAGGCGAGTTTTACCGCTCAAACGCCGACGGCAAGGAGCCCGACTACGTAAACGCCATGTCGGCCTACGATAGAGGCTGCAAACTAGGCGACGTACCGTGCTGCACAAATATGGCCGTACTTTACGAACACGGACTAGGCGTAGCGCAGGACGAGTCAAAAGCCAGAAGTATCTACCGCTCGGCGTGCTTTAGCGGCGATACCTCTGCATGCGACAACCTAAAAAGAATGGGCAGAAAACGCTAA
- a CDS encoding FAD-dependent oxidoreductase, with product MKNYDIIVIGFGKAGKTLAVKAANLGKKVAVIEKSAQMYGGTCINVGCIPTKKLVNLSKEAQYVNNNVAGEYFTLSIEKKDALVSALRAKNFAMLDGNANVDVINGTAKFIDKNSVEVAAADGSKSVFTAPTIVINTGSVNEKPSFEVSSNSAYDSTGILNLKTLPKHLVVVGGGYIGLEFASMFAEFGTKVTIVARSGVLKNEDEDVKQSVKTLLQTQGIEILEGCEVKNLKDSTLNFTQNGEAKSLDTDAFLLATGRVAATAELNLSAAGVQTDAKGNVLVNEFLQTAQPHIYAVGDVRGGELFTYTSLDDFRIVFDKLFGAGKRSTLNRSPHASTLFTETPLASIGLSEKRAAAQNLDFKVLKLALAVVPGAKVVGNETGFLKAIVEAKSGKILGAAFHCVYANELINEIAMAMALGAGADFFKNQIFTHPSISEALNDLFGQF from the coding sequence ATGAAAAACTACGATATCATCGTCATCGGCTTTGGCAAAGCAGGCAAAACTCTCGCCGTAAAAGCCGCAAATTTAGGCAAAAAGGTTGCCGTGATCGAAAAATCGGCGCAGATGTACGGCGGAACATGCATAAACGTCGGCTGCATCCCGACAAAAAAGCTAGTAAATTTAAGCAAAGAAGCGCAATACGTAAATAACAACGTCGCGGGCGAATACTTCACGCTAAGTATCGAGAAAAAAGATGCTCTCGTCTCCGCGCTTAGAGCAAAAAATTTCGCGATGCTTGACGGCAACGCAAACGTCGACGTGATAAACGGTACGGCTAAATTTATAGATAAAAACAGCGTCGAAGTCGCGGCGGCAGACGGCTCAAAAAGCGTATTTACCGCGCCTACGATCGTTATAAACACTGGCTCGGTTAACGAAAAACCTAGCTTTGAGGTTAGCTCAAATTCTGCTTACGACAGCACGGGGATTTTAAACCTAAAAACGCTTCCAAAACACCTAGTGGTCGTAGGCGGCGGATACATCGGACTTGAGTTTGCCTCGATGTTTGCCGAGTTTGGCACAAAAGTCACTATCGTAGCTCGCTCGGGCGTGCTAAAAAACGAGGACGAGGACGTAAAGCAGAGCGTAAAAACGCTACTACAAACGCAAGGGATCGAGATTTTAGAGGGCTGCGAAGTTAAAAATTTAAAAGATAGCACGCTAAATTTCACACAAAACGGCGAGGCAAAGAGCCTTGACACGGACGCATTTTTACTAGCGACCGGGCGCGTAGCGGCGACTGCGGAGCTAAATTTGAGCGCGGCGGGCGTACAAACGGACGCCAAAGGAAACGTGCTCGTAAACGAGTTTTTGCAAACCGCCCAGCCGCATATCTATGCGGTAGGCGACGTTCGCGGCGGCGAGCTTTTTACCTACACGAGTTTAGATGATTTTCGCATCGTATTTGACAAGCTTTTTGGCGCAGGCAAACGCAGCACGCTAAACCGCTCGCCTCACGCCAGCACGCTTTTTACCGAGACCCCGCTAGCTAGCATCGGACTAAGCGAAAAACGAGCCGCGGCACAAAATTTGGACTTTAAAGTCCTAAAACTCGCGCTAGCCGTAGTCCCCGGCGCAAAGGTAGTCGGCAACGAAACCGGCTTTTTAAAAGCGATCGTGGAGGCAAAAAGCGGCAAAATTTTAGGCGCGGCGTTTCACTGCGTTTACGCAAACGAGCTTATCAACGAAATCGCCATGGCAATGGCTCTAGGCGCGGGTGCTGATTTCTTTAAAAATCAGATTTTCACCCATCCTAGCATCAGCGAAGCGCTAAACGACCTCTTTGGACAATTTTAA
- a CDS encoding type II secretion system protein, producing MEISALLNQLGYNENDATAAQVKRILNNCDGLNLSSIITLNDHLKPLGGFVAMSGSEDVFKIKNAGKTPGALNVIENWAEKNKINIKKINETTHYILGKNI from the coding sequence ATGGAAATTTCAGCTCTTTTAAACCAACTAGGCTATAACGAAAACGACGCGACCGCCGCGCAGGTTAAGCGCATCCTAAACAACTGCGACGGGTTAAATTTAAGCAGCATTATCACGCTAAACGACCACCTAAAACCACTTGGCGGCTTTGTAGCGATGAGCGGCAGCGAGGACGTGTTTAAGATAAAAAACGCGGGCAAAACGCCGGGCGCGCTAAACGTGATCGAAAACTGGGCTGAAAAAAACAAGATAAACATAAAAAAAATAAACGAAACTACGCACTACATACTAGGAAAAAACATATGA
- the prfB gene encoding peptide chain release factor 2: protein MDNYEYTELLKTLSTKVENIAGVVKPESIKARLKEIEEMENDQNFWQDIAKAGAIGKEKTKISNILNNFLNAKSAVDDAKDLYELANSENDEETINSLFAEAGELEDKIVNLEISMLLSGEDDGKNAIVTIHPGAGGTESNDWASMLYRMYLRFCEREGFKVETLDFQEGEEAGLKDVSFIVKGVNAYGYLKAENGIHRLVRTSPFDSAGRRHTSFTSVMVSPEIDDDIEIEIDEKDLKIDTYRAGGAGGQHVNKTESAVRITHAPTGIVVQCQNDRSQHKNKATAMKMLKSRLYELELMKQQEAAGSIEKSEIGWGHQIRSYVLFPYQQVKDNRSGEAYSQTDAILDGDIKKLIEGVLVSQKSIN, encoded by the coding sequence TTGGATAATTACGAATACACGGAACTTCTAAAAACCCTAAGCACGAAAGTAGAAAATATCGCGGGCGTCGTAAAGCCCGAGAGCATCAAAGCTCGCCTAAAAGAGATCGAGGAGATGGAAAACGATCAAAATTTCTGGCAAGATATCGCAAAAGCAGGCGCAATCGGCAAGGAAAAAACGAAAATTTCAAACATCTTAAATAACTTCCTAAACGCCAAAAGCGCCGTAGACGACGCAAAGGATCTATATGAGCTGGCAAACTCTGAAAACGACGAAGAGACTATAAATTCGCTCTTTGCCGAGGCTGGCGAGTTAGAGGATAAGATAGTAAATTTAGAGATTTCTATGCTGCTTAGCGGCGAGGACGACGGCAAAAACGCCATCGTCACCATCCATCCCGGCGCGGGCGGCACGGAAAGTAACGACTGGGCGAGTATGCTATACCGCATGTATCTGCGCTTTTGCGAGCGCGAGGGCTTTAAGGTCGAAACCCTGGACTTCCAAGAGGGCGAAGAAGCCGGGCTAAAAGACGTTAGCTTTATCGTTAAAGGCGTAAACGCTTACGGCTACCTAAAGGCCGAAAACGGTATCCATCGCTTAGTACGAACCAGTCCGTTTGATAGCGCGGGTCGCCGCCATACAAGCTTTACCAGCGTGATGGTGAGTCCAGAGATTGATGACGACATCGAGATAGAAATCGACGAAAAAGATCTAAAAATCGACACCTACCGCGCAGGCGGAGCGGGCGGTCAGCATGTAAATAAAACAGAGTCTGCCGTGCGTATCACTCACGCGCCTACCGGCATCGTCGTACAGTGTCAAAACGACCGTAGCCAGCACAAAAACAAGGCCACCGCGATGAAAATGCTAAAATCGCGCCTTTACGAGCTAGAGCTGATGAAGCAACAAGAAGCCGCCGGCAGCATCGAAAAAAGCGAGATCGGCTGGGGTCACCAGATCCGCTCATACGTGCTTTTCCCGTATCAGCAGGTCAAAGATAACCGCAGCGGAGAGGCGTATAGCCAAACTGACGCGATACTAGACGGCGATATAAAAAAGCTCATCGAGGGTGTTTTGGTAAGTCAAAAAAGCATAAACTAG
- the panC gene encoding pantoate--beta-alanine ligase — translation MQILRTAEQLRDFVAANPEDIGFVPTMGALHDGHASLIEKCVAENKTAIVSTFVNPAQFLAGEDFEDYPKNEQNDAKICEELGVHAMFAPEARELYFDTEPLISAPENLASVLEGKTRPGHFDGVLRVLNKLFNLTNAKRVYMGKKDAQQLLIVRNFVKTCFLNLEIVPCEIVRARDGLALSSRNAYLDEGQKLEALKLSHSLKKASNLIAAGELNAQTIKGEMLQTLESLNVDYVAIVDRNLNEISLIEPDNTIILVAAYVGKTRLIDNLWV, via the coding sequence ATGCAAATTTTAAGAACAGCAGAACAGCTGCGAGATTTTGTCGCGGCAAATCCCGAAGATATCGGCTTCGTACCCACTATGGGCGCGCTTCACGACGGACACGCTAGCCTCATAGAAAAGTGCGTAGCAGAGAACAAAACCGCGATCGTTTCGACTTTTGTGAACCCGGCGCAGTTTTTAGCCGGCGAGGACTTTGAAGATTATCCGAAAAACGAACAAAACGACGCTAAAATTTGCGAGGAGCTGGGCGTGCATGCTATGTTTGCGCCTGAGGCTAGGGAGTTATATTTTGATACCGAGCCGTTAATTAGCGCGCCTGAAAATTTAGCAAGCGTACTCGAGGGCAAGACTCGCCCGGGGCACTTTGACGGCGTGCTTCGCGTGCTAAACAAGCTCTTTAATCTAACAAACGCAAAGCGCGTCTATATGGGCAAAAAGGACGCGCAGCAGCTGCTTATCGTGCGTAATTTCGTAAAGACCTGTTTTTTAAATTTAGAGATCGTGCCTTGCGAGATCGTTCGCGCGCGCGACGGACTGGCGCTTAGCTCGCGAAACGCCTACCTAGACGAAGGGCAAAAGCTAGAGGCGCTTAAGCTTTCGCATTCGCTTAAAAAAGCCTCAAATTTGATCGCGGCTGGCGAACTAAACGCACAAACGATAAAAGGCGAGATGCTACAAACTCTAGAGTCGCTAAACGTCGACTACGTCGCGATCGTGGATAGAAATTTAAACGAGATCTCGCTAATAGAGCCGGACAACACCATCATCCTAGTCGCCGCGTATGTCGGCAAAACGCGCCTGATCGACAATCTGTGGGTATAA
- the tilS gene encoding tRNA lysidine(34) synthetase TilS — protein sequence MLSAPVLRKLKSGRNLLAFSHGVDSTALFYLLDEAGVKFDLAIVDYNIRAQSKDEVASARDLAAKFNKQIYEKNVHLGESNFEHEARAVRYDFFAEICCEHGYENLILAHQFDDKFEWFLMQLGRGAGLSELLGMQELEAREDYVIARPLLGVRKCELERFLRERNLKYFTDETNLTGRFKRGFIRAKFSEPFLNEYFSGVKKSFEFLAADALSLTPEISNPAPKIYLVKRGTNEIRGVDQTCKRLGLVLSLAQRNECARCLENGADCVLGGKVAVGASEKFILVTPYIKAAMEKKFKEACRTLKIPPINRGFLFAVGADLALFEDLL from the coding sequence GTGCTAAGCGCGCCCGTTTTACGCAAGCTAAAATCGGGGCGAAATCTGCTTGCTTTTTCGCACGGCGTCGATAGCACGGCGCTTTTTTACCTTTTGGACGAGGCTGGCGTGAAATTTGACCTTGCGATCGTGGACTACAACATCCGCGCGCAAAGCAAGGACGAGGTCGCCTCGGCACGAGATCTAGCGGCTAAATTTAACAAACAAATCTACGAAAAAAACGTGCATCTGGGCGAGTCAAATTTCGAGCACGAAGCACGCGCGGTCAGATATGATTTTTTCGCCGAGATTTGCTGCGAGCATGGATATGAAAATTTGATCTTGGCACATCAGTTTGACGATAAATTCGAGTGGTTTTTGATGCAGCTTGGGCGGGGTGCTGGGCTTAGCGAGCTACTGGGTATGCAAGAGCTAGAAGCTCGCGAGGACTACGTGATCGCTCGTCCGCTTTTAGGCGTGCGAAAGTGCGAGCTGGAGCGGTTTTTGCGTGAGCGAAATCTTAAATACTTCACCGACGAGACGAATTTAACGGGCCGGTTTAAACGCGGATTTATTCGCGCGAAATTTAGCGAGCCGTTTTTGAACGAATACTTTAGCGGCGTGAAAAAAAGCTTTGAGTTTTTGGCAGCCGATGCGTTAAGCTTAACTCCTGAAATTTCTAATCCCGCACCTAAAATTTATCTCGTAAAACGCGGTACAAACGAAATTCGCGGCGTGGATCAGACATGCAAGAGGCTGGGGCTCGTGCTAAGCTTGGCGCAGCGAAACGAATGTGCGCGCTGCCTAGAAAACGGTGCAGACTGCGTGCTAGGCGGCAAGGTAGCCGTCGGCGCGAGCGAAAAATTTATCCTTGTGACGCCATATATCAAAGCAGCTATGGAAAAAAAATTTAAAGAAGCGTGCCGTACTCTAAAAATCCCGCCGATAAACCGCGGATTTTTATTTGCCGTGGGAGCGGATCTTGCGCTATTTGAGGATCTTTTATGA
- a CDS encoding DUF2971 domain-containing protein, protein MENKQLYAPNFTTFNDAREGWFNAIYKQGISIKEVLDNMYERKLEKNICCFSDKFDDFEKNGKYRNHELLMWAHYANSHLGLRIDFSVKEAFRRKYVKKVRYRQKIKDINIYEGKSYFHSEKNIIDILTRKDNVWEYEHEYRAILDNVCNNVDIERIVLGRGFLPRINYGENNMACNLKCLVNAIKHILNDNKVKISMYKSRYDDELIDI, encoded by the coding sequence TTGGAAAATAAACAACTTTACGCTCCTAATTTTACTACCTTTAACGACGCTAGAGAGGGTTGGTTTAACGCTATATATAAACAAGGAATTAGTATTAAAGAAGTGTTAGATAATATGTATGAAAGAAAACTAGAAAAAAATATATGTTGTTTTAGTGATAAATTTGATGATTTTGAGAAAAACGGTAAATATAGAAATCACGAGCTACTTATGTGGGCACATTATGCAAATAGTCATCTAGGGCTAAGGATAGATTTTAGTGTAAAAGAAGCATTTCGTAGAAAATATGTAAAAAAGGTAAGATATCGTCAGAAAATTAAAGATATCAATATTTATGAAGGTAAATCATATTTCCATTCTGAAAAAAACATAATCGATATATTAACCAGAAAAGATAATGTTTGGGAATATGAGCATGAATATAGGGCAATATTGGACAATGTTTGCAATAATGTAGATATAGAGCGTATAGTTCTAGGAAGGGGATTTTTGCCTAGAATTAATTACGGCGAAAACAATATGGCTTGCAATTTGAAATGTTTAGTAAATGCTATAAAGCATATATTAAACGACAATAAAGTAAAAATTAGCATGTATAAAAGTAGATATGATGATGAGCTTATAGATATCTAA
- a CDS encoding DUF438 domain-containing protein, which produces MIKFNNAAVALATAILRDYLSGAANFFASRKAAKSELTKLTPADFKNVRANLLNLGFKSEFIDENAAELSEILRGILIAERPKLPKDHPVATYIDENDAARELIAKAKELLKKKFIKNEWLEIYDKLGGFNRTHFARKQHQLYSMLENKGFDRPSRFMWSFDNKVRDGIAAARELLECGKADEFIAAQHEIYENLLDLLGREEAALYPTSLELISEDGFRAMRRGDDEIGYFLIEKPSEFYPLNLDSGGDSKSNLKDVNLQSESNLSAVNLQNGDLNEAVLNPSFLKELSNLMSKYGLNPTASSDKNAVFDVATGKLTLEQINLIYKHMPVDLSFVDENEIVKFYTDTKHRVFPRSAGVIGRDVKNCHPRESVASVLEIIDAFRKGERDEIDFWLELHGKFIYIYYAAVRDENGVFKGVLEMMQDVTRIRSLEGKRTLVTWDDLKKKYGE; this is translated from the coding sequence ATGATCAAATTTAACAACGCCGCCGTTGCTTTGGCGACTGCGATTTTGAGAGATTACCTCAGCGGAGCGGCAAATTTTTTCGCCTCTAGAAAAGCTGCAAAATCAGAACTAACAAAACTCACGCCGGCCGATTTTAAAAACGTGCGCGCAAATTTGCTAAATTTAGGCTTTAAGAGCGAGTTTATCGACGAAAACGCCGCCGAGCTATCAGAAATCCTGCGCGGTATCCTAATAGCCGAGCGACCCAAGCTGCCAAAAGACCACCCTGTCGCCACCTACATCGACGAAAACGATGCCGCGCGCGAGCTGATCGCAAAGGCAAAAGAGCTGTTAAAAAAGAAATTTATCAAAAACGAATGGCTTGAAATTTACGACAAACTGGGCGGCTTTAACAGGACGCACTTTGCCAGAAAGCAGCACCAACTCTACTCAATGCTCGAAAACAAGGGCTTTGACCGCCCGTCGCGCTTTATGTGGAGCTTTGATAATAAGGTCCGCGACGGTATCGCCGCAGCGCGCGAGCTGCTAGAGTGCGGCAAGGCTGACGAGTTTATCGCGGCGCAGCACGAGATCTACGAAAATCTACTCGACCTGCTCGGACGCGAAGAAGCAGCACTCTATCCGACGTCGCTGGAGCTAATTAGCGAAGATGGGTTTCGCGCGATGAGACGAGGAGATGACGAGATCGGATATTTTCTCATCGAAAAGCCGAGCGAATTTTATCCGTTAAATTTAGACTCCGGCGGCGACTCGAAGTCAAATTTAAAGGACGTAAATTTGCAAAGCGAATCAAATTTAAGCGCGGTAAATTTGCAAAACGGCGACCTAAACGAAGCGGTTTTAAATCCAAGCTTCCTAAAAGAGTTGTCAAATTTGATGAGCAAATACGGGCTAAATCCGACTGCGAGCAGCGATAAAAATGCCGTTTTTGACGTCGCTACAGGCAAGCTCACGCTAGAGCAGATCAATCTCATTTATAAGCACATGCCCGTCGATCTCTCATTCGTCGATGAAAACGAGATCGTGAAATTTTACACCGACACCAAGCACCGCGTATTTCCGCGAAGCGCGGGCGTCATCGGGCGCGACGTAAAAAACTGCCACCCGCGCGAAAGCGTAGCTAGCGTGCTAGAGATCATCGACGCCTTTCGCAAAGGCGAGCGTGACGAGATCGACTTTTGGCTGGAGCTTCACGGCAAATTTATCTACATCTACTACGCCGCCGTGCGCGACGAAAACGGCGTATTTAAGGGGGTGCTAGAGATGATGCAAGACGTCACGCGCATCCGCAGCCTAGAGGGCAAACGAACGCTGGTGACGTGGGACGATCTAAAGAAAAAGTACGGGGAGTGA
- a CDS encoding lysophospholipid acyltransferase family protein, with amino-acid sequence MWAKFKRSVFINLAPRIIYFFIWIIFLTCKKNFSKTNLTNEPCVVLFWHGRLALMSFAYVHWWRNGQNPQRRAKVIISDHKDGEIIARVISFFGIGAIRGSSSKGAVKALAQSFRELKSGVDVIITPDGPRGPYHSVADGAVVIAQKQNAPIQILNYEASKFWRLKSWDKMIIPKPFSEISYTLSPPFSVTGMELEAAREQIKKEMEK; translated from the coding sequence TTGTGGGCTAAATTTAAACGAAGTGTTTTTATAAATTTAGCCCCGCGCATTATCTATTTTTTTATTTGGATTATATTTTTAACCTGCAAAAAGAACTTTTCTAAGACAAATTTGACAAACGAGCCCTGCGTCGTGCTGTTTTGGCACGGCAGGCTAGCGCTAATGAGTTTTGCCTACGTGCACTGGTGGAGAAACGGCCAAAATCCTCAAAGACGCGCCAAAGTCATCATAAGCGACCACAAAGACGGCGAAATCATCGCGCGCGTGATTTCGTTTTTCGGTATCGGCGCTATCAGAGGCAGTAGCTCAAAAGGCGCAGTGAAGGCCCTTGCACAAAGCTTTAGAGAGCTAAAAAGCGGCGTCGACGTCATCATCACCCCAGACGGTCCGCGCGGCCCCTATCATAGCGTCGCCGACGGAGCCGTCGTCATCGCGCAAAAGCAAAATGCGCCTATACAAATTTTAAACTACGAAGCGAGTAAATTTTGGCGGCTAAAAAGCTGGGATAAGATGATAATCCCAAAGCCGTTTAGCGAGATTTCTTATACGCTCTCACCGCCTTTTAGCGTGACGGGCATGGAGCTAGAAGCCGCAAGAGAGCAGATAAAAAAGGAGATGGAAAAATGA
- the miaB gene encoding tRNA (N6-isopentenyl adenosine(37)-C2)-methylthiotransferase MiaB: protein MSKKVFIQTLGCAMNVRDSEHIVAELKEKENYDLTDDISEADLILINTCSVREKPVHKLFSEVGGFEKVKKAGAKIGVCGCTASHLGSEIFKRAPYVDFVLGARNVSKISAAVKTPKFISTDINHDESEYAFGEFRGSPYKSHINISIGCDKKCTYCIVPHTRGDEISIPANLILREVKKAAEGGAKEIFLLGQNVNNYGKRFSGAHEKIDFSDLLVKISEIEGVERIRFTSPHPLHMDDKFLEIFSQNPKICKSMHMPLQSGNTKVLREMKRGYTKEWFLGRAAKLRAMCPDVSISTDIIVAFPGETDEEFEDTMDVLEKVRFEQIFSFKYSPRPMTKAAEFTNQIDEAVASARLTRLQSRHNEILDEIVAAQKGKIFDVYFEELRANGGVAGRSFNNFLVQVAGSEELLGKTLKVRVNDPKRMVLYGELVG, encoded by the coding sequence TTGAGCAAAAAGGTATTTATCCAAACGCTAGGATGCGCTATGAACGTCCGCGACAGCGAGCATATCGTCGCCGAACTAAAAGAAAAGGAAAATTACGATTTAACGGACGATATCTCCGAGGCCGACCTCATCCTCATCAACACCTGCTCGGTGCGCGAAAAGCCCGTACATAAGCTTTTTAGCGAGGTCGGCGGCTTTGAAAAAGTAAAAAAAGCGGGCGCTAAAATAGGCGTTTGCGGCTGTACGGCAAGCCATCTGGGAAGCGAAATTTTTAAACGGGCGCCTTACGTGGATTTCGTCCTGGGCGCGCGAAACGTCAGTAAAATTTCAGCCGCCGTTAAGACGCCTAAATTTATCAGCACCGACATAAATCACGACGAGAGCGAGTACGCATTCGGCGAATTTCGCGGCTCGCCGTATAAAAGCCACATAAATATCTCGATCGGCTGCGATAAAAAATGCACCTACTGCATCGTCCCGCACACCAGAGGCGACGAGATCTCTATCCCGGCAAATTTGATCCTGCGCGAAGTAAAAAAAGCGGCTGAGGGCGGAGCGAAGGAAATTTTCTTACTCGGGCAAAACGTAAACAACTACGGCAAGAGATTTTCAGGCGCGCACGAGAAGATCGATTTTAGCGACCTGCTCGTAAAGATTAGCGAGATAGAGGGGGTCGAGCGCATACGATTTACCAGCCCGCATCCGCTCCATATGGACGATAAATTTTTAGAAATCTTTAGTCAAAATCCCAAAATTTGCAAATCCATGCACATGCCGCTTCAAAGCGGAAACACCAAAGTCCTACGCGAGATGAAGCGCGGCTACACCAAAGAGTGGTTTTTAGGCAGGGCTGCTAAGCTACGCGCGATGTGCCCGGATGTTAGCATTTCGACCGACATTATCGTGGCGTTTCCAGGCGAAACGGACGAGGAGTTTGAGGACACGATGGATGTGCTGGAAAAAGTACGCTTCGAGCAAATTTTTAGCTTTAAGTATTCGCCTCGCCCGATGACTAAGGCGGCGGAGTTTACAAACCAAATCGACGAAGCCGTCGCAAGCGCTCGCCTAACCCGCCTACAAAGCCGCCATAACGAAATTTTAGACGAAATCGTCGCGGCGCAAAAAGGCAAAATTTTCGACGTATATTTCGAGGAGCTTCGCGCAAACGGCGGGGTTGCCGGCAGGAGCTTTAATAACTTCCTCGTTCAAGTCGCAGGTAGCGAAGAACTGCTAGGCAAAACGCTAAAAGTGCGCGTGAACGACCCAAAAAGAATGGTGCTTTACGGTGAGCTTGTGGGCTAA
- a CDS encoding HP0268 family nuclease, with amino-acid sequence MELKLARTQLDAKPKTISLEKIEAAFAKDPQQIFYFDRENSHKQLIALVEFFEEKGLSVYHRTVRYGLDENDYMYEVHIL; translated from the coding sequence ATGGAGCTAAAACTCGCTAGAACGCAACTTGACGCCAAACCAAAAACGATCTCTCTTGAAAAAATCGAAGCGGCATTTGCCAAAGATCCGCAACAAATTTTCTATTTCGACAGAGAAAACAGCCACAAACAACTCATCGCTTTGGTGGAGTTTTTCGAGGAAAAAGGCCTTAGCGTCTATCACCGCACCGTTCGCTACGGCCTAGACGAAAACGACTACATGTACGAAGTGCATATTTTATAA
- the nusA gene encoding transcription termination factor NusA: MEKIADIIESIANEKGLEIEDVKERVIRAIINTAKKIYGENYEYDAVIDNATKTLHLYQKITVVEDDDERLAEDNEHYLGVSEAKKVDSGVEIGDELTYELSTDNLGRTAAQTLHKELEYHIQRLMEEKIFQKYQDMVGHMVFGSVTRVDSEENTFIEIDELRAVMPRKNRIKGEKFKPGDVVKAVIKSVYIDKSMGIKVELSRTSPKFLEALLKAEVPEIKDGLVLIAASARIPGERAKVALVATSPNVDPVGATVGTKGVRINAVTKELNGENIDAIEYSAEPTILITRAMAPAIISSVKIGEDNKAVVSLVTEQKSKAIGKSGINIRLASMLTGHEIELNELGARGESKDENAKDLKALFGDL, translated from the coding sequence ATGGAAAAAATAGCGGATATCATAGAATCTATCGCAAATGAAAAAGGGCTCGAAATCGAAGACGTAAAAGAGCGCGTCATAAGAGCTATTATCAATACCGCAAAGAAAATTTACGGAGAAAACTACGAATACGACGCGGTTATAGATAATGCGACCAAGACCCTTCATCTATATCAAAAAATCACCGTCGTAGAGGACGACGACGAGCGCTTGGCCGAGGATAACGAGCATTATCTCGGCGTAAGCGAAGCTAAAAAAGTAGACTCTGGCGTAGAGATCGGCGACGAGCTAACCTACGAGCTATCTACCGACAACCTCGGTCGCACCGCCGCGCAGACGCTTCACAAGGAGCTTGAGTATCACATCCAGCGCCTTATGGAGGAAAAAATCTTTCAAAAATACCAAGACATGGTCGGACACATGGTTTTTGGCTCGGTCACGCGCGTAGATAGCGAGGAAAATACCTTCATTGAGATAGACGAGCTACGAGCCGTGATGCCGCGCAAAAACCGCATAAAAGGCGAGAAATTTAAGCCGGGCGACGTCGTAAAAGCCGTCATAAAAAGCGTCTATATCGACAAATCTATGGGCATCAAGGTCGAGCTAAGCCGCACGTCGCCAAAGTTCCTCGAAGCCCTACTAAAAGCCGAAGTACCGGAGATCAAAGACGGACTCGTACTGATCGCGGCAAGCGCTAGAATCCCGGGAGAACGCGCTAAAGTAGCACTCGTAGCTACCTCGCCTAACGTCGATCCCGTGGGCGCGACCGTGGGCACCAAAGGCGTGCGCATAAATGCCGTTACAAAGGAGCTAAACGGCGAAAATATCGACGCGATCGAGTATTCGGCCGAGCCTACTATCCTCATCACGAGAGCGATGGCGCCGGCGATCATCAGCTCGGTTAAAATCGGCGAGGACAACAAAGCCGTCGTGAGTCTAGTAACCGAGCAAAAGAGCAAAGCTATCGGCAAAAGCGGTATAAATATCAGGCTAGCTAGCATGCTAACAGGCCACGAGATCGAACTAAACGAGCTTGGCGCTAGAGGCGAGAGCAAAGACGAAAACGCGAAGGATCTAAAGGCGCTATTTGGCGATCTGTAG